From Peptoanaerobacter stomatis, one genomic window encodes:
- a CDS encoding ABC transporter permease, with amino-acid sequence MFIFLKENFNQLFIKIGEHIFISSVALILGIIVAVPLGIVITKNKKISNVFIAVASIFQTIPSLALLSIMVPFIGIGTLPAIIALFIYSLLPILRNTTIGMNSVDLSLIDAGKGMGMTRNEIIMKIQLPLSAPVIMAGIRLSAIYVVSWTTIASYIGAGGLGDFIFSGLNTFDTNSILLGTIPVTLIALLSDYLLGKIEKKVMPKTSSLQEG; translated from the coding sequence ATGTTTATTTTTTTAAAAGAAAATTTTAATCAGCTCTTTATTAAAATAGGAGAACATATTTTTATATCTTCTGTTGCATTGATACTGGGTATTATAGTTGCAGTACCGCTTGGAATAGTAATTACAAAAAATAAAAAAATATCCAACGTATTTATAGCTGTAGCATCAATATTTCAAACCATACCCTCATTGGCTTTATTATCTATAATGGTTCCTTTTATAGGAATAGGAACTCTCCCGGCAATAATTGCACTTTTTATATATTCTTTACTTCCTATACTCAGAAATACTACCATAGGTATGAACAGCGTGGATTTGTCATTGATAGATGCAGGTAAAGGTATGGGAATGACAAGGAATGAAATAATTATGAAAATACAACTTCCTCTCAGTGCACCTGTGATAATGGCAGGTATAAGACTGTCAGCAATATATGTAGTATCATGGACTACCATAGCATCTTATATAGGAGCCGGAGGGCTTGGAGATTTTATATTTTCAGGGCTTAACACATTCGATACAAATTCTATTTTACTTGGGACTATACCTGTGACTCTAATTGCTTTATTAAGCGATTATTTACTCGGAAAAATAGAGAAAAAAGTTATGCCTAAAACATCATCTTTGCAGGAGGGGTAA
- a CDS encoding DUF2179 domain-containing protein: MDKEVLLTFLVIFSLRIVDTTLSTLTTMFMSQGNKKLAPIMGFAQTATWVTCLNIVMSKLSNPMNLLIYAIAYGCGVCVGILLEEKIASGNVIIQGVIDEKDKHIITELRNMNIMVTSMEGQGRENSKRLVLFIALQRKKLNAVRKYLRDNHVFITVSKGDMYLNINPNSK, encoded by the coding sequence ATGGATAAGGAAGTTTTGTTAACATTTTTAGTGATATTTTCATTAAGAATAGTTGATACTACACTAAGTACACTTACTACTATGTTTATGAGTCAAGGAAACAAAAAATTGGCTCCGATTATGGGATTTGCTCAAACTGCTACTTGGGTTACTTGCCTTAATATAGTTATGAGCAAGTTAAGCAATCCTATGAACCTTCTTATATATGCAATTGCCTATGGTTGCGGTGTATGTGTAGGTATATTGCTTGAAGAAAAAATAGCTTCAGGAAATGTTATTATACAAGGCGTTATAGATGAAAAAGACAAGCATATTATAACTGAACTTAGAAATATGAACATAATGGTTACGTCTATGGAAGGACAAGGTAGAGAAAATTCAAAGAGATTGGTGCTTTTTATAGCACTTCAACGTAAAAAATTGAATGCTGTGAGAAAATATTTAAGAGATAATCATGTCTTTATTACGGTATCAAAAGGAGATATGTACTTGAACATAAACCCTAATTCAAAATAG
- the ilvB gene encoding biosynthetic-type acetolactate synthase large subunit: MNGSHILVNTLLELGVDTVFGYPGGSVLNIYDAMYDYQDRIKNIITSTEQGAAHAADGYARSTGKVGVALATSGPGATNLITGIATAFMDSVPVVYITGNVAQNLIGKDSFQEVYTTGITMAITKHNFVVREVGKIADTIREAFRIADSGRKGPVLVDFPKDVTIAEGDYEVKKAETKIKKEFDDEKLLEKIADLINKSKKPVIYSGGGVIASNAYQELRDLIEKSCIPACNSIMGIGNLDYNRYFLGMVGMHGRVSTNYAIDNSDLIIAIGTRFSDRTVTNTDKFAPRAKIIHIDIDASEIRKNVDIDYYVIGDVKDILAKLLPKIQKQERDKWLGEIENWKKLDYLQGSSPNSINPKELFEKLSDMVGDDSILVTDVGQHQMWACQYCKVTKPRQFLTSAGLGTMGYGYGAAIGAKIANPEKTVVHITGDGSFHMNLNEVATAVRYDVKIITVILNNGNLGMVKQLQHYLHNKRYAYSNFERSTDYVKLADSFGADGYRCYNMLQFEESFANAIKNYKSAIIECKISGDEQVLPMIPANGTIDDLIVSH; this comes from the coding sequence ATGAATGGATCTCATATCTTGGTAAATACTTTGTTGGAGCTTGGAGTAGATACTGTTTTCGGCTATCCGGGCGGTAGTGTCTTGAATATCTATGACGCAATGTATGACTATCAGGATAGGATAAAAAATATAATTACAAGTACGGAGCAGGGAGCGGCACATGCAGCCGACGGATATGCAAGAAGTACAGGCAAGGTGGGAGTAGCTCTTGCTACTAGCGGTCCCGGAGCAACCAATCTCATTACAGGAATAGCCACAGCATTTATGGATAGCGTACCTGTGGTGTACATCACAGGCAATGTTGCACAAAATCTGATAGGCAAAGATTCATTTCAGGAGGTATATACTACCGGAATCACTATGGCTATAACAAAACACAACTTCGTTGTAAGAGAAGTAGGTAAGATTGCGGATACGATAAGGGAGGCTTTTCGTATAGCGGACAGTGGAAGAAAAGGTCCTGTCCTTGTCGATTTTCCAAAAGATGTTACAATAGCAGAGGGTGATTATGAAGTAAAAAAAGCGGAAACTAAAATTAAAAAAGAGTTTGATGATGAAAAACTGCTTGAAAAGATAGCCGACTTGATAAATAAATCAAAAAAACCTGTCATATATTCAGGGGGAGGAGTAATAGCAAGTAATGCATATCAGGAGCTGAGAGATTTGATAGAAAAATCTTGCATACCGGCTTGTAACTCCATAATGGGAATAGGAAACCTTGATTATAACAGATATTTTTTAGGCATGGTGGGAATGCATGGCAGAGTAAGTACGAATTACGCCATAGACAACAGTGATTTGATAATAGCAATTGGTACGAGATTTTCAGACAGAACGGTTACAAATACGGATAAATTCGCACCGAGGGCAAAGATAATTCACATAGACATAGACGCCAGTGAGATAAGAAAAAATGTTGATATAGACTATTATGTAATAGGAGATGTTAAAGATATTTTAGCAAAACTGCTACCGAAGATACAAAAGCAAGAGAGAGATAAATGGCTCGGAGAAATTGAAAATTGGAAAAAATTGGACTATTTACAAGGAAGTTCTCCAAATTCTATAAATCCGAAAGAGTTATTCGAAAAACTCTCTGATATGGTGGGAGATGATTCGATATTAGTGACTGATGTAGGGCAACATCAGATGTGGGCATGCCAATATTGCAAGGTGACAAAACCAAGACAATTTCTCACAAGTGCGGGGCTGGGAACTATGGGATATGGATATGGTGCAGCAATTGGAGCTAAGATTGCCAATCCTGAAAAGACAGTGGTTCATATAACAGGAGACGGCTCCTTTCATATGAACTTAAACGAGGTGGCAACAGCAGTTAGATATGATGTCAAGATTATAACAGTAATTTTGAACAACGGTAATCTGGGAATGGTAAAACAGTTGCAACACTATTTGCACAACAAGAGATATGCCTACTCAAATTTTGAAAGGAGTACAGACTATGTAAAATTAGCCGACTCATTCGGAGCTGATGGATATAGATGTTATAATATGTTGCAGTTTGAAGAATCTTTTGCAAATGCTATAAAAAATTACAAGTCCGCAATAATTGAATGCAAGATATCCGGCGATGAACAGGTATTACCGATGATACCGGCTAACGGTACTATTGATGATTTGATAGTTTCTCATTGA
- a CDS encoding methylated-DNA--[protein]-cysteine S-methyltransferase produces MKKFYIYYFNDINRYVTIVDEDSYIVSIEFDKINYDFNYEESEAICVLKKELDKYFAGELKEFKTKYKLKNLTEFQMKVLKEVEKVKYGEHISYNDIAKAIGNPKSDRAIGNAVGKNPLPIIVPCHRIIRKDKKLGGYTGGTDIKIKLVEIEDILISN; encoded by the coding sequence ATGAAAAAATTTTATATATATTATTTTAATGATATAAACAGATATGTTACGATTGTAGATGAAGATTCTTATATAGTAAGTATAGAGTTTGATAAAATAAATTATGATTTTAACTATGAAGAAAGCGAAGCTATATGCGTACTGAAAAAAGAACTTGATAAATATTTTGCTGGAGAATTAAAAGAGTTTAAAACAAAATATAAATTAAAAAATCTTACAGAATTTCAAATGAAAGTCTTAAAAGAAGTAGAGAAAGTTAAATATGGAGAGCATATAAGCTACAATGACATAGCTAAAGCAATAGGAAATCCTAAATCTGACAGGGCTATAGGAAATGCAGTAGGAAAAAACCCTCTTCCTATAATAGTACCATGCCACAGGATAATAAGAAAAGATAAAAAACTTGGCGGATATACAGGAGGAACAGACATAAAAATAAAACTCGTAGAGATAGAAGATATACTTATATCAAATTAA
- the leuD gene encoding 3-isopropylmalate dehydratase small subunit, whose translation MKSFTVYKSKVVCILNDNIDTDILIPKNYLKSVKRTGFGDFVFAPWRYDKDGNKIKDFVLNQEKYADASILITGENFGCGSSREHAAWALQDFGIRVVIAGGYSDIFYNNWLNNGNVAIKLDSEKRKMLSEIADGKEIEIDLINQKILSGDLSIDFEFPEIYKQRLIEGKDAIDITLDLEEKIKEYENRV comes from the coding sequence ATGAAATCATTTACTGTATATAAGAGTAAGGTTGTCTGTATTTTAAATGACAATATAGATACCGATATATTGATACCCAAAAATTATCTCAAATCGGTAAAACGTACAGGGTTTGGAGATTTTGTATTTGCTCCTTGGAGATACGACAAGGATGGCAATAAGATAAAAGATTTTGTATTAAATCAGGAAAAGTATGCAGATGCATCGATACTGATAACAGGCGAAAACTTCGGCTGTGGTTCCAGTAGGGAGCATGCAGCATGGGCACTTCAAGATTTCGGTATAAGAGTCGTCATAGCAGGCGGATACTCAGATATATTTTATAACAACTGGCTGAACAACGGTAACGTGGCTATAAAACTGGACAGTGAAAAAAGGAAAATGCTTAGTGAGATAGCGGATGGCAAGGAGATCGAAATTGATCTTATAAATCAAAAAATCTTATCGGGAGATTTGAGTATAGATTTTGAATTTCCTGAAATATATAAACAAAGGTTAATTGAAGGTAAGGATGCAATAGATATAACTCTCGATTTGGAAGAAAAAATAAAAGAGTATGAAAATAGAGTGTAA
- the ilvN gene encoding acetolactate synthase small subunit yields MESQKLEVLSIVVQNNYGVLARISSLFGRRGYNIDTLTVSNTDDPNISRITLTVQGFENEINQIVLQTSKLEEVIKVDVLDQNKSVMREIVLAKIKATPDIRSKMVEVVSIYKGSIIDLSPTSMIVEVTGKPTKINAFIKVLEDFEILEVCRTGITAMSRDSDEMIIRKK; encoded by the coding sequence ATGGAAAGTCAAAAACTGGAAGTGCTTAGCATAGTAGTACAAAATAATTACGGAGTTCTTGCAAGGATATCGAGCTTATTTGGAAGAAGAGGCTACAATATTGACACTCTCACAGTGTCAAACACCGATGATCCAAACATATCAAGGATAACATTGACTGTACAGGGATTTGAAAATGAGATAAATCAAATTGTACTACAGACTTCAAAGTTGGAAGAGGTAATAAAGGTAGATGTTTTGGATCAAAACAAGTCTGTAATGAGAGAAATAGTGCTTGCCAAAATAAAGGCTACTCCTGACATAAGGAGTAAGATGGTAGAAGTAGTTTCAATATACAAGGGTTCTATTATAGATCTTTCACCTACGAGTATGATAGTGGAAGTAACAGGAAAACCTACAAAGATAAACGCATTTATAAAAGTATTGGAAGATTTTGAAATATTGGAAGTCTGTCGTACCGGCATCACAGCTATGTCAAGAGACAGTGACGAGATGATAATACGCAAAAAATAA
- a CDS encoding osmoprotectant ABC transporter substrate-binding protein: MVKKIVKIIFSITLIVLFTGCSLPFLGKSGSGGGIVIAGGNTSERQILSEIQKQMIKHYMPKEDVQIINNLGSTVLIVQTFTRNICNVSGAMYTGTSLTGELGLEPQTDTKKALELVQKGYKEKYNMKWYDSYGFENTYAFMVRKDFAEKNNLKKISDLKNLAPNLRAGVDTSWIRRKGDGYEAFKEKYGFDFKKVYPMEIGLVYDAVKNSEMDIVLGYSTDGRINSYDLIILEDDLKVFPAYDACPVASYDILERYPVLDEVLSKLVGKISSEDMQRLNKMSDEDLIEPQNVAKMFLEENNYFE; this comes from the coding sequence ATGGTGAAAAAAATAGTAAAAATAATTTTCAGCATTACACTTATTGTATTATTTACAGGTTGTTCGTTACCGTTTTTGGGAAAATCCGGCTCAGGTGGAGGTATAGTTATAGCAGGAGGTAATACATCAGAAAGACAAATTTTGTCAGAGATACAAAAACAGATGATAAAACATTATATGCCTAAAGAAGATGTGCAGATAATAAATAATTTGGGTTCAACTGTACTTATAGTTCAGACATTTACAAGAAATATATGCAATGTGTCCGGAGCTATGTATACAGGAACATCACTTACAGGAGAACTTGGCTTAGAACCTCAAACCGACACAAAAAAAGCCTTGGAGTTGGTACAAAAAGGATATAAAGAAAAATATAATATGAAGTGGTACGATTCGTACGGATTTGAAAATACATATGCCTTTATGGTAAGAAAAGATTTTGCTGAAAAGAATAATTTAAAAAAAATATCAGATTTAAAAAATTTGGCTCCTAATTTGAGAGCAGGGGTTGATACATCTTGGATAAGAAGAAAAGGTGATGGATATGAAGCTTTCAAAGAAAAATACGGTTTTGACTTCAAAAAGGTATATCCTATGGAAATAGGACTGGTATATGATGCAGTGAAAAATTCAGAAATGGATATAGTTTTGGGATATTCTACGGATGGTAGGATAAATTCGTATGATTTGATAATATTGGAAGATGATTTAAAAGTATTTCCTGCATACGATGCTTGTCCGGTAGCATCATATGATATATTGGAGAGATATCCTGTTTTAGACGAAGTGTTGTCAAAATTGGTTGGTAAAATAAGCAGTGAAGATATGCAAAGATTGAATAAAATGTCAGATGAAGATTTAATTGAACCTCAAAATGTCGCAAAGATGTTTTTAGAAGAAAATAATTATTTTGAATAG
- the leuB gene encoding 3-isopropylmalate dehydrogenase: MKNILCIAGDGIGPEIMNSALEILEVVSKKYAFKYKIEEEFFGGASIDAYGEPFSDKLKEKIENCDAILMGSVGGPKWDNAKIRPEAGLLALRKHLKVYANVRPLKVEDSLCYLSPLKEEIVKGTDLMIVRELTGGAYFGEPRRLEEKEALDSITYTYEEIEQIVRYAFETARKRRKKLTSVDKANVLATSKLWRKVVEDVAKDYTDVELEHMYVDAMAMALITNPTKYDVIVTENLFGDILSDEVSVLGGSLGLLSSASYSKSKIALYEPAHGSAPDIAGMDIANPIAMIYSLTMMLRYSFSQDKMAEDIENAVKLVLDEGCMTKDLNSQYYVSTSEFTKKVIQRLG; encoded by the coding sequence ATGAAAAATATTCTTTGTATTGCAGGTGACGGCATAGGACCTGAGATAATGAATTCCGCTCTTGAAATTTTGGAAGTCGTATCAAAAAAATATGCTTTTAAATATAAAATAGAAGAAGAATTTTTCGGTGGAGCGTCTATTGATGCCTATGGCGAGCCTTTTTCAGATAAGCTGAAAGAAAAAATAGAAAATTGTGATGCCATATTGATGGGCTCAGTAGGAGGACCAAAGTGGGATAACGCAAAGATAAGACCTGAAGCCGGATTACTCGCACTTAGAAAACATCTAAAAGTTTATGCAAATGTAAGACCGCTCAAAGTAGAGGACTCTCTTTGTTATTTATCACCGCTCAAAGAAGAGATTGTCAAAGGCACTGATTTGATGATAGTAAGAGAATTGACAGGCGGAGCATATTTTGGAGAGCCGAGAAGACTTGAAGAAAAAGAGGCGCTTGACTCTATCACCTACACATACGAAGAGATTGAGCAGATAGTAAGATATGCTTTTGAAACAGCAAGAAAAAGAAGAAAAAAACTTACTTCTGTAGACAAAGCTAATGTACTTGCCACAAGCAAACTATGGCGAAAAGTTGTGGAAGATGTAGCAAAAGACTATACCGATGTGGAACTTGAGCATATGTATGTGGATGCTATGGCTATGGCGCTTATAACCAATCCCACTAAATATGACGTGATAGTGACGGAAAATCTCTTCGGAGACATATTGTCCGACGAAGTCAGCGTACTTGGTGGTTCACTTGGACTACTTTCATCGGCAAGCTACAGCAAGAGTAAAATTGCACTTTACGAGCCTGCACACGGATCCGCTCCTGATATTGCAGGTATGGATATCGCCAATCCAATAGCGATGATATACTCTCTTACTATGATGCTGAGATATTCATTTTCACAAGATAAGATGGCAGAAGATATAGAAAATGCGGTGAAGTTGGTTTTGGATGAAGGATGTATGACCAAGGATTTAAATAGTCAATATTATGTAAGCACAAGTGAATTTACAAAAAAAGTAATTCAAAGACTTGGATAA
- the leuC gene encoding 3-isopropylmalate dehydratase large subunit produces MKTLYDKVWDEHVIAMDSDLSLIYVDMHYIHEVTSPQAFEGLELSGRKIRRPDKTFATMDHNTPTKIEERANITDELAKLQLETLKQNCIKNNIKLEDMDSDYNGIVHIIGPESGYTRPGMTIVCGDSHTATHGAFGAVAFGIGTSEVEHVFATQSIWQRKLKNLGVKIMGKLPKGVYAKDIILAFLKENGVSVGVSSAIEFYGDTVKDMDMEERMTLCNMAIEGGAKVGMIAPDEKTFEYIKNTKYGENENLKSDIEKWKSYFTDDESCFDRIITMDVSNLKPQITWGTNPSMTVNVDEKFPMITDASDEKAYAYMDLAPNQTSADIPVTEVFIGSCTNGRYSDLEEGAKYIQGKNVNKNIRAVVVPGSMQVKLKAEKTGLAQKYIDAGFEWRLPGCSSCLGMNPDIIDPYKHCISTSNRNFEGRQGKNARTHLVSPAMAVACAVNGKVVDISKIDV; encoded by the coding sequence ATGAAGACGTTATATGATAAGGTATGGGATGAACACGTGATTGCAATGGATTCCGACTTGTCACTTATCTACGTAGATATGCACTACATCCATGAGGTTACGTCTCCGCAGGCATTTGAAGGATTGGAGCTATCTGGTAGAAAGATAAGAAGACCGGACAAAACATTTGCAACCATGGATCACAACACACCTACAAAAATTGAAGAAAGAGCAAATATCACAGACGAGTTGGCAAAGCTGCAACTTGAAACACTAAAGCAAAACTGTATCAAAAATAATATCAAACTTGAAGATATGGACAGTGACTATAACGGCATAGTCCACATAATAGGACCTGAGAGTGGATATACAAGACCTGGAATGACGATAGTATGCGGAGATAGTCATACTGCTACTCATGGGGCGTTCGGAGCAGTAGCTTTCGGCATAGGAACTTCAGAGGTTGAACACGTATTTGCCACTCAGAGTATATGGCAGAGAAAACTAAAAAATCTTGGAGTGAAAATCATGGGTAAACTACCAAAAGGTGTATATGCAAAGGATATAATCCTTGCGTTTTTAAAAGAAAACGGCGTATCGGTAGGAGTATCATCAGCGATAGAGTTTTACGGTGACACTGTCAAGGATATGGACATGGAAGAGAGGATGACACTTTGCAATATGGCGATTGAGGGCGGTGCAAAGGTGGGGATGATTGCACCGGATGAAAAGACTTTTGAATATATAAAAAATACAAAATACGGAGAAAATGAAAACCTTAAAAGTGATATAGAAAAATGGAAAAGTTATTTTACTGATGATGAAAGCTGTTTCGACAGAATAATAACCATGGACGTGAGCAATCTAAAACCACAGATAACATGGGGTACTAATCCGTCTATGACTGTGAATGTAGATGAAAAGTTTCCTATGATAACGGATGCATCTGATGAAAAAGCATACGCATATATGGATCTTGCGCCTAATCAGACATCTGCTGATATACCTGTTACAGAAGTGTTTATAGGCTCATGTACCAACGGAAGATATTCTGATTTGGAAGAGGGAGCAAAGTATATTCAAGGTAAAAATGTCAACAAAAATATCAGAGCGGTAGTAGTACCCGGCTCCATGCAGGTAAAGCTCAAAGCTGAAAAAACAGGGCTTGCACAAAAATATATAGATGCCGGATTTGAGTGGAGGTTGCCGGGATGTTCTAGTTGCTTGGGTATGAATCCTGATATAATAGATCCGTACAAACACTGTATATCCACATCAAACAGAAATTTTGAAGGCAGACAAGGTAAAAATGCAAGGACACATTTGGTATCTCCGGCGATGGCCGTAGCATGTGCTGTAAACGGCAAGGTAGTTGATATCAGTAAAATAGATGTATGA
- a CDS encoding 2-isopropylmalate synthase: protein MEKVKIFDTTLRDGEQTPRVNLNKEDKIMIAKQLEKLGVDIIEAGFPASSVGDFEGVRAVAQVVEKPIVCALSRLVKEDIQRAAEALKYAKHPRIHVFLATSDIHLKHKLKMTRQQVIDRTRELVSYAKTFVDDIQFSAEDATRTDKDYLCQVYKVAISSGATTINVPDTVGFIQPMEYYEFISYIKKNTKGVENVTISAHCHDDLGLATANALSGVMAGVRQIECTINGLGERAGNTALEEAVMAIDTRSDMYGISTNINTRQIYKTSKLVTSLTGVEIAPTKSVIGENCFLHESGIHQDGIIKNRSTYEIMDSSKIGIPKNDGLVLGKHSGRHAFKVFLEHNGFHFEDEKINEAFAEFKKLTDTKKYVTVEDITSLLTNGEVEKENYSFVSYHSATLEDKVTQVSVLLQKDGQIIQQTAVGNGQVDASYKAINKIVNQPIEIINYEINAVSSQSDALGEARVRLKLGNREINTSGLDVDIIKASILAYIQGINKLGLEF, encoded by the coding sequence ATGGAAAAAGTTAAGATTTTTGACACTACACTTAGGGATGGAGAGCAGACTCCAAGAGTTAATTTGAATAAAGAAGATAAGATTATGATTGCAAAACAATTAGAAAAATTGGGTGTAGACATTATAGAGGCAGGATTTCCGGCATCAAGCGTGGGAGATTTTGAAGGTGTGCGTGCAGTGGCTCAAGTTGTGGAAAAACCTATAGTGTGTGCCTTGTCAAGATTGGTAAAGGAAGACATACAAAGAGCGGCAGAAGCTTTAAAGTATGCGAAACATCCGAGGATACACGTATTTTTGGCTACAAGTGATATACATCTTAAGCATAAACTCAAGATGACAAGACAGCAAGTAATAGACAGAACGAGAGAATTGGTATCTTATGCTAAAACATTCGTCGATGACATTCAATTTTCAGCGGAAGATGCTACAAGAACAGACAAAGATTATCTTTGCCAAGTATATAAGGTGGCGATAAGTTCAGGAGCTACTACTATCAACGTACCTGATACTGTAGGATTTATTCAGCCGATGGAATATTATGAATTTATCTCATACATCAAGAAAAATACCAAGGGTGTCGAAAATGTGACAATATCGGCACATTGCCATGATGATTTGGGACTTGCTACAGCAAATGCACTTTCAGGAGTAATGGCAGGGGTAAGACAGATAGAATGTACGATTAACGGACTTGGCGAAAGAGCCGGAAATACAGCGCTTGAAGAGGCTGTAATGGCGATAGATACCAGAAGCGATATGTATGGTATAAGCACAAATATCAACACAAGACAGATATACAAGACATCAAAACTTGTAACGTCGCTTACAGGTGTGGAAATAGCACCTACAAAATCTGTGATAGGCGAAAATTGTTTCTTGCATGAATCCGGCATACATCAAGATGGTATCATCAAGAACAGATCAACTTATGAAATAATGGATTCATCAAAGATAGGCATACCGAAAAATGACGGTCTTGTTCTTGGAAAACATTCGGGTAGACATGCTTTTAAGGTATTTTTGGAACATAACGGATTTCACTTTGAAGATGAAAAGATAAATGAGGCTTTTGCGGAGTTCAAAAAATTGACGGATACAAAAAAATACGTAACTGTAGAAGACATTACATCTTTACTTACAAACGGCGAAGTGGAAAAAGAAAACTATTCATTTGTAAGCTACCACTCAGCTACTCTTGAAGATAAGGTTACACAAGTAAGTGTATTATTGCAAAAAGACGGACAGATTATACAGCAGACAGCAGTGGGCAATGGACAGGTGGATGCGTCTTACAAGGCAATAAATAAGATAGTCAATCAACCTATCGAGATAATAAACTATGAAATCAATGCAGTATCTTCGCAAAGCGACGCTCTCGGTGAGGCAAGAGTAAGACTCAAACTTGGTAATAGAGAGATAAATACATCCGGACTTGATGTTGACATCATCAAGGCGTCGATCTTGGCATATATTCAAGGTATTAATAAATTGGGATTGGAGTTTTAG
- a CDS encoding ABC transporter permease produces the protein MINQFISYFATNGDYVFGQFVRHFLISVYGVLFASIVAIPIGFFISRRYKMADIVISLANILQTIPSLAMVSILMIVMGLGVNTVIMAVFLYSLLPIIKNTYTGVKNVDDNLIDVAKAMGMTKKQIIFKIELPLSISIIMAGVRNALVMAIGITAIGTFIGAGGLGDIITRGINVTDGSAIILAGAIPTAFMAVISDFVLQKIEKVLDPVK, from the coding sequence ATGATTAATCAATTCATTTCATATTTTGCAACTAATGGAGATTATGTATTCGGTCAATTTGTAAGGCATTTTTTAATATCGGTATATGGTGTATTATTTGCAAGTATAGTAGCAATACCTATAGGTTTTTTTATATCGAGAAGATATAAAATGGCGGATATAGTAATATCATTAGCCAATATACTTCAAACCATTCCTTCTCTTGCAATGGTGAGTATACTTATGATAGTTATGGGATTGGGTGTGAATACGGTTATAATGGCGGTGTTTTTATATTCATTACTTCCTATAATAAAAAACACATATACAGGAGTAAAAAATGTTGACGATAATCTGATAGATGTGGCAAAAGCTATGGGAATGACGAAAAAACAGATAATATTTAAAATAGAATTACCTTTGTCCATATCCATAATTATGGCTGGTGTAAGAAATGCGCTTGTAATGGCGATAGGTATAACTGCAATAGGAACTTTTATAGGTGCAGGAGGCTTGGGAGATATAATAACGAGAGGCATAAATGTTACAGACGGTTCGGCAATAATATTAGCTGGTGCTATACCTACAGCATTTATGGCAGTTATTAGTGATTTTGTATTACAAAAAATTGAGAAAGTTTTAGATCCTGTAAAATAA